From a single Phragmites australis chromosome 7, lpPhrAust1.1, whole genome shotgun sequence genomic region:
- the LOC133924810 gene encoding histone H1-like, with the protein MPAMAKPASRTAKPAVATKPKASAAKPKAAAAGASHPPYFEMIKEAITALKERTGSSSHAIAKYMEDKHGASLPANYKRTLSIQLRGFAAKGKLVKVKASYKLSDAAKKDDSKAKPAAASKAGPKPAKAAAKLKKDAAAKPKKTAAAGSKRKAPEKKIVAKPKKSPAAKAKAKPKTVKSPAAKKARKVAA; encoded by the exons ATGCCAGCCATGGCCAAGCCCGCCTCCCGCACCGCCAAGCCCGCCGTGGCGACGAAGCCGAAGGCCTCTGCCGCCAAGCCGAAGGCCGCTGCCGCGGGCGCCTCCCACCCGCCCTACTTTGAG atgatcaaggaggcgaTCACGGCGCTCAAGGAGAGGACCGGCTCGAGCTCGCACGCCATCGCCAAATACATGGAGGACAAGCACGGCGCTTCGCTACCGGCTAACTACAAGAGGACGCTCTCCATCCAGCTGCGGGGTTTCGCTGCCAAGGGCAAGCTCGTCAAGGTCAAGGCCTCCTACAAGCTCTCCGACGCCGCCAAGAAGGACGACTCCAAGGCCAAGCCCGCTGCCGCCTCCAAGGCCGGGCCCAAGCCGGCCAAGGCCGCCGCTAAGCTGAAAAAGGACGCCGCCGCCAAGCCCAAGaagaccgccgccgccgggagcAAGCGCAAGGCGCCGGAGAAGAAGATCGTGGCGAAGCCCAAGAAGTCCCCCGCGGCCAAGGCCAAGGCCAAACCCAAGACCGTCAAGTCCCCTGCTGCCAAGAAGGCCCGGAAGGTCGCCGCCTGA
- the LOC133924809 gene encoding uncharacterized protein LOC133924809 translates to MAAASPEKRPPRSLFDLPSDFFDSSVLLRAHPSSYPSAVEPSEPSRPLPPPTQQQQQPLEAAGFRWTCNTCAAEFESLQEQREHFKSDLHRLNVKLSIAGKTLIKEEDLDKADSDSLFDDLEISSVSGSEDELEIGPASDRVLSVKGREEFRKKFYFHHQSSDKVSIWRCILLKEHEEPFFDCKSGQMESTSCVPEDEMINRVKRLTCEPRDASHLRIVLLTSGGHFAGCVFDGNSIVAHKTFHRYVVRAKAGKRQSGKDATGKVAHSAGSSLRRYNEAALKKEVQELILSWKSYFDICVCAFIYAPSKNRQMLFDGAKTQSVLQTCDIRPVPLTVHRPTLKEAKRVYSSLTQLYYEMECSITDEVLPHVESMAGPKQSQEKKKEVVMDSKESISNLSISLESLNKNEATTVPSSKNETTPLHEAAKSGNVQLILELLEQGLDPCIKDARGKTPYMLAPDKETRNTFRRFMALNLDKWDWHAADVPSALTKEMEESQAAKQAEKDAKKKARAKELKKLKKAKEKEKEKEKEKANAQASQSQTDVRGTSTAQMANRTASVPGLKPKHQSPQLILIAKEEERQRKLAEEREMRAAAAERRLAALAAQSTGTSGAAAADCSTQRAAADGDTCSCCFSSLAGKVPFHRYNYKYCSTTCMHLHSEMLEDD, encoded by the exons ATGGCGGCGGCCTCGCCGGAGAAGAGGCCTCCTCGCTCGCTCTTCGACCTCCCCTCTGACTTCTTCGATTCATCCGTCCTCCTGCGGGCTCACCCCTCCTCGTATCCCTCCGCGGTGGAACCGTCCGAACCCTCCCGGCCGCTTCCGCCGCCGACTCAGCAACAGCAGCAACCTTTGGAGGCTGCGGGGTTCAGGTGGACGTGCAACACCTGCGCCGCCGAGTTCGAGTCTCTGCAGGAGCAGCGCGAGCACTTCAAGTCCGACCTCCACCGCCTAAAC GTTAAGCTGAGCATTGCTGGTAAAACTCTTATCAAGGAAGAGGACTTAGACAAAGCAGATTCTGATTCTCTGTTTGATGATTTGGAGATATCTAGTGTTTCTGGTTCGGAGGATGAACTTGAAATTGGACCTGCATCAGATCGTGTCCTCTCAGTTAAAGGCAGGGAAGAATTCAGGAAGAAATTTTATTTTCACCACCAGTCGAGTGACAAGGTTTCTATTTGGAGATGCATACTGTTGAAAGAACATGAAGAACCATTCTTTGATTGCAAATCTGGCCAGATGGAAAGTACATCTTGTGTACCGGAGGATGAGATGATAAATAGAGTGAAGCGCTTGACTTGTGAACCTCGTGATGCTTCACATTTGAGGATCGTTCTACTAACAAGTGGTGGACATTTTGCTGGATGTGTTTTTGATGGTAATTCCATCGTAGCGCATAAAACATTTCATAG ATATGTCGTAAGAGCAAAGGCTGGAAAGAGGCAATCTGGAAAAGATGCTACCGGAAAAGTTGCACACTCGGCAGGCTCTTCTCTTCGCCGCTATAATGAAGCTGCACTGAAAAAG GAAGTTCAAGAATTGATACTTTCTTGGAAGTCATACTTTGACATCTGTGTTTGTGCCTTTATATATGCTCCATCGAAGAATCGTCAGATGCTCTTTGATGGGGCTAAGACTCAGTCAGTACTGCAAACTTGTGATATTCGCCCTGTCCCATTAACTGTTCATCGGCCCACCTTGAAAGAAGCAAAACGGGTATATAGTAGCTTAACGCAGCTCTATTATGAGATGGAATGTTCAATTACAGATGAAGTGTTACCACATGTGGAAAGCATGGCGGGTCCTAAACAGAGtcaagaaaagaagaaggaagtgGTTATGGATTCCAAGGAGTCTATTTCTaatttgtccatcagtttggagTCGTTGAATAAGAATGAAGCCACAACCGTACCATCATCTAAGAATGAAACAACACCTCTTCATGAGGCAGCAAAGTCTGGCAATGTTCAGCTAATTCTTGAGTTACTTGAGCAGGGTTTGGATCCTTGCATCAAAGACGCCAGAGGAAAGACACCGTACATGCTGGCTCCAGATAAGGAAACTAGAAATACATTCAGAAGATTTATGGCGCTCAACCTTGACAAATGGGATTGGCATGCTGCAGATGTGCCTAGTGCACTAACAAAGGAAATGGAAGAATCACAAGCAGCAAAGCAG GCAGAGAAGGATGCCAAGAAGAAAGCGCGTGCGAAGgaattgaagaaattaaagaaagcaaaagaaaaggagaaggagaaggaaaaggaaaaggcaaAC GCTCAAGCATCACAATCACAAACTGATGTTAGAGGCACTTCAACAGCCCAGATGGCCAACAGAACTGCTTCTGTGCCAGGCCTGAAACCAAAGCATCAGTCGCCGCAGCTTATCCTTATTGCAAAAGAG GAGGAACGGCAAAGGAAACTAGCCGAAGAAAGAGAGATGAGAGCAGCGGCAGCAGAGAGAAGACTTGCGGCTCTCGCAGCTCAGTCAACTGGGACATCAGGTGCCGCAGCAGCAGACTGTTCCACacagagagcagcagcagacgGGGATACTTGTTCGTGCTGTTTTTCTTCCTTGGCTGGCAAAGTACCATTCCACAGATACAACTACAAATATTGCAGCACTACGTGTATGCATCTTCATTCAGAAATGCTGGAAGATGATTGA